The following coding sequences are from one Humulus lupulus chromosome X, drHumLupu1.1, whole genome shotgun sequence window:
- the LOC133807412 gene encoding uncharacterized protein LOC133807412 isoform X1 → MTLSKTGKTLCDLSRPLTKEKEKEKRGEMRGVGGPLLCIGDLLNDVGESNPETSQPELHLYLPPPSSTSISSHSIDLTKLFEENYKDLNEAFAGSDQSWTGLTLKDLNLYSLSSLTLQNGVSFLFLVTQLCSGLETANKLVQSTNSNVRSLSEKVGELEEVFKKGDTVVAAVRGVISSFSEIKE, encoded by the exons ATGACACTTTCCAAAACAGGCAAAACGCTTTGCGATCTCTCTAGGCCGTTAaccaaggagaaggagaaagagaaGAGAGGAGAGATGAGAGGGGTTGGAGGACCTCTTCTTTGCATAGGCGATCTTCTAAACGACGTTGGAGAATCAAATCCTGAAACTTCCCAACCCGAGCTCCATCTCTaccttcctcctccttcttctacTTCCATCTCATCGCACAGCATTGATCTCACCAAACTCTtcgag GAAAATTACAAGGATCTGAATGAGGCATTTGCTGGGTCAGATCAGTCATGGACCGGTCTCACATTAAAG GACCTAAATTTATATTCATTGTCTTCTCTGACATTACAAAATGGTGTATCTTTCTTGTTCTTGGTTACCCAGTTGTGCTCTGGTCTGGAAACTGCAAACAAGTTGGTCCAATCCACTAACTCAAACGTTAGATCACTATCAGAGAAGGTTGGGGAGCTTGAGGAAGTTTTCAAGAAGGGGGATACTGTTGTAGCAGCGGTCAGGGGTGTCATTTCTTCTTTTAGTGAAATCAAGGAGTAA
- the LOC133807412 gene encoding uncharacterized protein LOC133807412 isoform X2 yields the protein MTLSKTGKTLCDLSRPLTKEKEKEKRGEMRGVGGPLLCIGDLLNDVGESNPETSQPELHLYLPPPSSTSISSHSIDLTKLFEENYKDLNEAFAGSDQSWTGLTLKLCSGLETANKLVQSTNSNVRSLSEKVGELEEVFKKGDTVVAAVRGVISSFSEIKE from the exons ATGACACTTTCCAAAACAGGCAAAACGCTTTGCGATCTCTCTAGGCCGTTAaccaaggagaaggagaaagagaaGAGAGGAGAGATGAGAGGGGTTGGAGGACCTCTTCTTTGCATAGGCGATCTTCTAAACGACGTTGGAGAATCAAATCCTGAAACTTCCCAACCCGAGCTCCATCTCTaccttcctcctccttcttctacTTCCATCTCATCGCACAGCATTGATCTCACCAAACTCTtcgag GAAAATTACAAGGATCTGAATGAGGCATTTGCTGGGTCAGATCAGTCATGGACCGGTCTCACATTAAAG TTGTGCTCTGGTCTGGAAACTGCAAACAAGTTGGTCCAATCCACTAACTCAAACGTTAGATCACTATCAGAGAAGGTTGGGGAGCTTGAGGAAGTTTTCAAGAAGGGGGATACTGTTGTAGCAGCGGTCAGGGGTGTCATTTCTTCTTTTAGTGAAATCAAGGAGTAA